A region from the Lolium perenne isolate Kyuss_39 chromosome 4, Kyuss_2.0, whole genome shotgun sequence genome encodes:
- the LOC139839359 gene encoding uncharacterized protein, with protein MVAGDFNMILNASEKKNENLDRNMMQRFRAFVHEHELKDLFMHGRTFTWSNERERATLTRIDRVLVSVDWDLQHFDTVLQGLSSSISDHAPLHLALNVAFRPKRRFRFESCWLKLDGFDEAVKEAWVCDPAIVDPFRRLDALFRNAAEHLQSWGQKRVGNIKLNIAITNTLILQLDVAQERCQHPDF; from the coding sequence ATGGTCGCTGGAGACTTCAATATGATCCTTAATGCGTCGGAGAAAAAGAATGAGAATCTGGACAGAAACATGATGCAGCGTTTCAGGGCGTTCGTCCACGAGCATGAGCTCAAGGACCTTTTTATGCATGGGAGGACCTTTACTTGGAGCAATGAGAGAGAAAGAGCTACCCTCACACGCATTGATAGGGTGTTGGTCTCGGTGGATTGGGACTTGCAGCACTTTGACACAGTGTTGCAAGGTCTCTCTTCATCGATTTCGGACCACGCACCGCTACATTTGGCTCTCAACGTGGCGTTCAGGCCGAAGAGGAGGTTTAGGTTTGAGAGTTGTTGGCTAAAGCTGGATGGGTTTGATGAGGCGGTGAAGGAGGCATGGGTCTGTGACCCTGCCATTGTAGACCCTTTCCGGAGGCTAGATGCTCTCTTTAGGAATGCCGCAGAGCACCTACAGTCCTGGGGACAGAAGAGAGTTGGGAACATAAAGCTGAACATTGCAATCACGAATACCCTGATTCTACAGTTAGACGTGGCACAGGagaggtgtcaacacccggatttttag